A single genomic interval of Lathyrus oleraceus cultivar Zhongwan6 chromosome 7, CAAS_Psat_ZW6_1.0, whole genome shotgun sequence harbors:
- the LOC127104931 gene encoding uncharacterized protein At1g15400-like: MASLPRSEVSFRRSGSSGLVWDDRFLSAELNKFNPEQQHQQQRKSTSTTTEDNNRSRCTGAGGGYRTGKVSPPAIDPPSPKLSVCGFCGPFAEKSRQSKPGPRRLR, encoded by the exons ATGGCTAGTCTTCCAAGATCAGAAGTATCATTCAGAAGATCAGGTTCATCTGGTCTTGTTTGGGATGATAGATTCTTATCAGCTGAATTAAACAAATTCAATCCAGAACAACAGCATCAACAACAACGCAAAAGTACTTCTACTACTACCgaagataataat AGAAGCCGCTGCACCGGCGCTGGCGGAGGATACCGCACCGGAAAAGTCTCCCCGCCGGCAATCGATCCACCGTCTCCGAAACTCTCTGTGTGCGGGTTCTGTGGTCCTTTTGCGGAAAAGAGTCGACAGTCAAAGCCCGGACCGCGTCGATTGAGATAG
- the LOC127107601 gene encoding uncharacterized protein LOC127107601, translating to MQWKLTRGKWRPRLLDFVSSIEDAVVKRASEKAFESLPDVEKAISELSALKGVGPATASAVLAAFAPNLTPFMSDEVVIRFCFITSYIFSSIPYIIIIMITVHLISTFFSVSVF from the exons ATGCAATGGAAACTCACCCGTGGAAAATGGAG GCCGCGTTTGTTGGATTTTGTCTCTTCGATAGAAGATGCTGTTGTGAAACGTGCTTCTGAGAAAGCTTTTGAGAGTCTTCCTGATGTGGAGAAAGCGATTTCTGAGTTAAGTGCGTTGAAAGGAGTTGGTCCTGCTACTGCTTCTGCTGTTTTGGCTGCTTTTGCTCCGAACTTGACCCCTTTTATGTCTGATGAGGTAGTTATTCGTTTTTGTTTTATCACAAGTTACATTTTCAGTTCAATCCCTTATATCATCATTATCATGATCACAGTGCATTTGATATCAACTTTTTTTAGTGTATCCGTATTTTAG